The following nucleotide sequence is from Prosthecobacter sp..
GCAGCGGCTTCTGCGGTTCCTCGTAGGGATCGAGCAGGTAGAAGATGGGGCCGAGCTTGGGGTCGATGGTGGAGACCTCAATGCTGCCGCCGAGGCAGTAGCCGACATAGGCGTTGTCGCCAAAATAGACGACACGGGGAGTTTGCGGGTTGATGCGGTCGTTTTGCTTGCTGGTCTTTGAAAAGACCATGGTTTGCGATTCTGGCGGGATGTCGAAGTGCTTCATCACATCGCGCAGCACGGTCCAAGCGTCGGTGCGGTCGATTTTCACCTTCCCGGCGGCCATGAGGCGTTCGAGGCGCTGGGCGGCGTCGTTCGGCTCGGTGTCAGAGTAGCGGATGGGAGCGTTTTCATACTCGTCTTCGGCGAGCAAGGCGGTGCCGGAGAGCGAGAGGATGAGCAGGCTCGTTTGAAGGAGACGGTTCATGGCTTGGGGAGCAAAATGCGGTGCAGGCGCGGGCCTTCCGTTCCGCCGACCAGATCGCGCAGTGTGTGGCGGTCGAGCGTTTCGTAAAAGGCATTCACGGCCTGGGCGAGAGCGCCTTTGAGGCGGCAGGAGCCGTTGATGGGGCAGGTATTGTGCTGTTTGTCGAAGCACTCGACGATGAAAGGTGTGTCCTCGGTGCGCCGCACGACCATGCCGATGCGGATTTCCTCAGGCTTCATGCCCAGCGCGATGCCGCCGCCACGGCCACGGCGGGTTTCGAGGTAGCCGAGCTTGGCGAGGTAGTTCACCACCTTCACGAGATGGTGGCGTGAGATGTCGTAGGACTCAGCAACTTCGCTGAGGGAAAAGGACTCGCCCTTCAGCGCGGCAAACATGAGCACCCGCAGAGAGTAGTCGGTGAAAAGGCTGAGTTTCATGCCGGTGTTACGAAGGCATGGGGTTAAACTTGCACTCAGCGTGCATGTTTAAGCGTGACATGCCAAAAGCGGCACACCCGCGGGCAGGATCGGCGCAACGCGGGCATGAAAAAGCCCGGAGGCGCGTCTCCGGGCTCCGAGAGACAGGACTGGCCCGCGCTTAGTGCGAGCAGGTCTTGCAGTCAGCGGCTTTCTTGGCGCAGCAGGGCTTGGCGCAGCCGACGGGGCAGGATTTCTTCTGGGGGGCGAGCGGGCAGTTGCCGCAACTGCTGAGGGCGAGCGCCGAGGCCACGAGGGCGAGTGTGAGGAGTGCTTTCATGAGTGTGTGGTGTGGATGCTGGAACTGACGCGGGCAGGAAGCCCGCGTACACAGTGGTGAGAGCATGTTCCAATCCGGGTATTCCACGCAATCTTAAAATGGGGGCATGAAAAAGCCCGGAGGGGTCGCCTCCGGGCTTCGCGGGTGAAATTCAATCACCGCAGGATAAACTAGCTCTTCTCAACGGTCTCAGCATAGCCATGCTTGGAGATGACGGCGGTCACGTTCTTGCCGACCAACTTTTCGATATCGCCAGCATTCTTGGTTTTCGCGGTCACTTTGGTGGTGATTTCCTTGCCATCGGCTTCGATCACGATGGATTTGGTGTCTTTGTCGAAGGACTTGAGCTTGCCCTTGGAGGTGGTGGTGACGCCACAGCCTGCGAAGGCGGAGACGGAAAGGCCGAGGACGGCGAGGGTGGTGAGGATGGATTTCATGTGTGGTTTGGGTGTGGTTAGCTTTCCGTCAGGGAACTGACCGGGCGGATTTGCACCCATTCAAAACGATTCTGGGTCTGCCTGACAATCAAAAAATATGGGGTATTTGAAAAAAGCTCGTCACAACGGCACCGGCTGTGCCACGCTGGGCGGATGAAGAACGCTGCCTTCTGCCTCCCTTTGTTCCTGCTTCTGGCGCTTGTGACTCCCTGCCTGGCGCATCCTCTGCCGGACGTGCCTGTGCGGGCGGATTTCGCCCAAGACGGGGCCTGGACGCTTCAGTTGGAGGTGGATCCGCGCTGTTTTGAGCCGGACCCGAACGTTGCCCTTTCGGTCACCAATGCCGATCTGGCTCTCTTTACGACCGAGCGGAAGGAGCAGCTCAAGGCCACGGCCCGTGACTATGTGAAGCGCGTCGTTGAGATCGTGCTGGACCCGGCGGCACCGGTGAATCCCGAGTTCGCCTTTGAATTCACCACGCATGAAAACGCACCGCTGAAAGCGTCGGAGGATGTGGTGGTGCTGACGGGAACTTGGAAGACGAAGGTGCCGACTGGAACGACGGGTTACTCGATCAAGGCGCTGCCAGCGGGGGAGTTGAGCGTTCTGTATCACAACACGGCCCTCGGCAAAAAGCTGGATCGCTTCCAGATACTGTTTCCGGGTGAGTCGAGCTACGTGCTGGATTTGAAGACCTTCACGCCACGCACGAAGGCTCCGCCACTCATCACGGCAGATGCTTCACCGATGTCCGCGATGGACTGCCCCATGTGCGAAATGGCCACCGGGGGCGGTTACACGCTGCCAGCCATCGCTTCGGTCGTGGTCATTGTGCTGCTGGTCACCTGGCTGCGGAAGAAGCGGGGGGCTTGAACTGCTGCGGCAACTTCCATTTGCGCCGTCATCACGTCCGCGTAAGTGCGGCGCGTGAATCAGGCATTTGTATTGGGCGCAGGCATTGGTGAACGGCTCCGGCCGCTGACGGAACAGCTTCCGAAGCCGCTCGTGCCCGTGTTTCACCGGCCGTTGATCACCTACGCCTTCGATCATCTGCGTGCGGCGGGTGTGTCACGTTTCGTGGTGAACACACATCACCTCCCGGAGGCCTATGCGCGGGCCTTCCCAGAGCAAAACTACCACGGCACGCCGATTCAATTCCGCAACGAAAGCCCCGTGCGCCTCGAAACCGCCGGCGGCATCGCCAACGTGCGCGATCTGCTCGGGAACGAGCCCTTTCTCGTCTATAACGGTGACATCCTGACCGACCTGCCGCTCAAGCCGCTGCTCACGGAGCACCGTGAAAATGGCAATCTCGTCACCCTGGCCCTGCGCAGCCATGGGCCGGCCCTGCACATCGCCTTTGATGCCCGGCGCGGCCGCGTCACTGACATCCGCAACAAACTCGGCACCGGAGACGAGGGGAAATACCTCTTCACTGGTATCTACGCCTGCGATCCAGCCATCCACGACTGGATCACGCCCGGAAAGGTCGAATCCGTCATCCCGATCTTCCTCAACATGATCCGCGAAGGGGCCAAAATCGGTGCCGTCGTGATCGACGACGGCTGCTGGTGGGATCTGGGCAGCCGCACGACCTATTTGTCCGCGCACTCGGCTTTGAACGGCATGTATGGCCCGGCGATCGACCCGGCGGCGCAGATTGAACACGGGGCCGTTTTGCGCGGCATCAACGTCATCGGACCTGGAGCGGTGATCGAATCCGGCGCGCAGCTTGAAGACACCATCGTCTGGCCGGGCGGACATGTGGTCGCCGGTTCCGTGCTGAAGCGCTGCATCGTCCGCAGCGGCATCACGGCGGCGGGGAGCGTCGAAGACGTGGATTTTTAGGCATTCGCGGCTTTGCGTTGGACATTCGACCTTCCGCATTCGTCATTCCGCATTCCCACCATGCTCCCCGAACACGAGGCCTTGCTCATTCTCACCCGCGAACAGTTTCCTGAACTGAACAGCACACCATGCGAGGTCGAAGTGATTCTCAAAGGCGCCTCTGACCGCCATTTTTACCGCCTGAAATGGCAGGACGGTCGCGAACCGATGGTTCTGATGGTTTACACCCTGGCCCGGCGTGACAATCCGAAGTTTGTGCCCGCCACCCATCGTCTGGAAAAGATGGGTGCCCATGTGCCGCATGTGCTGGCCTTTGATGAGAGGCGGCTCTGCGTGTGGCTGGAGGACTTGGGCCGTGTGGATTTGCAATCCTTGAACCACCAGCCCTGGAGCAAACGTGCCCCGCTTTACGAAGCCACGCTACGTGAGGCGGCCAAATTCCACGGCGTGGAGGAGAAATCACTCACCCCTGCCGATCTCGACGAACTGGAGCCTGCCTTCGACGAAGCGCTCTATGAATGGGAACAGAACTACTTCCTCGATCACTTTGTCGGCGGGCATCTGGGCCGCGAATTCACACACGCGGAATACCAGGCCGCTCATGAAACGCTCAAACAACTCCGCCGCCGCCTTGCCAAACTGCCGCGTTGCCTTGTTCATCGCGATTTCCAGAGCCAGAACGTGCTCATCCGGGGCGAAGAAGCCTGGCTGGTCGATTACCAGGGACTGCGCCTTGGCCGTGCCGAATACGATCTTGGTTCGCTGCTCTACGATCCGTATGTGAACCTTTCACGCACCGAGCGTTCCGAGTTGCTGCGTTACTACGCCGCGCATCGCGGCCTCGATTTGAACGAGCTGCGCGAAGTCTTCTACCTCTGCGCCGCCCAGCGCCTCATGCAGGCCCTCGGTGCCTACGCCAACCTCAGCCGCAACCTCGGCAAACCGCATTACATCCAGCACATCCCCGCCGCTGTGGCGAATCTGGCCGAAGTCTGCCGGGAAGGGCAGGGGCTGCACGACCTGCGGGCGTTCTTTGAAGGCGGGTTTTGATCACACCGGCCAGCGGAAACACTGCCCCGGCACCAGCTTGCCGCGCGAGTAGGCGGAAATGCGTACGCGGTTGGCGCTGTTGCCGCTGAGCAGCCAGACGTTGCTTTGATCCATCGCATGCAGAAAACCGACGTGACCGCTGGCACCGGCGCTGAGCGGTTGCAGCACGACCACGCAGCCGTAGGCCGGTGCCACGGCGCGGCCGTAGCTGATCCACGGGCCGGCGAGGCCGGTGTTATGGCCGCGAAAGCCGGCCTTGCGGATGCTCCAGTTCACAAAGGCGGCGCACCAGCTCGTCTCATCGCCGCCACGTACGCCCACGCTGGCGAGGTATTCGATGATGCGCGGGTTGTCGCCAGGGTTCCATTCGGCCACGTTTTGTTCGCGGAGCGCCACTTCCATCCACGGCGGAGCCTGGGGCGCAAAGCCCGCAGCGGGCTGGGTCGGATTCGCCGGAGCGGCAGGTGCACCGCCTGGAGCCTCGACCTGCAGCACTTGGCCGGGAAACTGCACGCGGCAGTGGTTGTTCGCGTCGCACAGGCCCGGATTGATGGCTTTGAAGGCGTCAAAGCTCATGCCGAATTTGCGCGCGATGCCCATCGGTGTGTCGCCGGGCTGGATGACGTAGGCTGCCATGCGCGCGATGTTACCGGAGCGTGAACGAATGCCAAATGCGAAATCGCATTGCTCAAGCCGGTGGGATACGCTCTAAATGGCAGCCCTCTCCAACCCGCCGCATGTCCGAATCCGCCGCAGCCCTGCCGACCCCGCCCAGCAAGCGCCGCGTCTTTGCGTCCCGCCTGTTCAGTACGCTGATCCTGTGGGCGCTGCTGGCGGTGGCGTTTCAATGGAGGAGCAACTGGCTGGTCATCGCCATCACCGGCTTCTTCGGCGTGGCAGGAGCGGTGGAATATTATCGCCTGCTGCGCGCCGACCCCCATGCGCGCTCGTTCAACGCGCTCGGCTTCGTCATCTGCTTCGCCTACTGGGCCACGGTGATCTGGTGGACGATGACGCACCACTCCGAGCCGCCGATGTGGTTGGACCTCGCCGCGCTCACCGCGAGCGTGCATGGCTCCTTCCTGCTGTGCTACCGCCAGCAGCTTGAGGGCGCGCTCACGCTCCAGCGCATCTTCAACACAGTCTTCGGCGTCGTTTACACGGTCATCTTCTTCGGCTTCATCGCCCGCCTCATGTACTTCCGCCCGGACGGCAACGGCATCACCGGCCTCTTCCTCGTGCTCTTCCTCGTCATGGTCACCAAGTTCAGCGACATGGGCGCTTATGTGGTCGGCGTGCTGTTTGGGAAGCACAAAATGATCCCGCACATCAGCCCGGCGAAATCGTGGGAGGGCTTTGTCGGTGCTTTCATCGGATCCTTTGCAGCTGCGGCCGTCTTGCTGGCTCTCATGCCCGAAAAAATCGCCCCCATCACCTGGATGCATGGCATGATCCTCGCCCCGGTTCTCTGCGCCACCGCCGTCACCGGCGATCTCGCCGAGTCCGTGCTCAAACGCTGCGTTGCCATCAAGGACACCGGCCACGCCCTGCCCGGCATCGGCGGCGTGCTCGATCTCACGGACAGCCTGCTCTTCACCGCACCGGTGTTTTATTTTTATCTCTCCGCCATCGCCCGCTAAGCGAATCCTACTCGTCCTCCTACTCCTACTCGTCCTCGATTCTGCCACGCCGCCATCTCCCCCACCTTTCGAGCCGTTCAGCGCCCCCTTCACGGCATCTCGATCCTTCATCGTTTCATCGAATCCGCTTTTATCGAGGACGAGTTCGAGTAGGAGGACGATTCCACCCCCACGTTCTGTGATGCGCAAAGTCCTCCTCCTCGGCTCCACCGGCTCCATCGGCACCAGCGCCCTCAAAGTCGCGCGCGACATCCCGGAGCGTATGCAGATCGTCGGCCTGGCCGCGAACAGCAGCCTCGAGGCACTCGTCGAGCAAGTCCGTGAGACCGGCGTGAAGCAGGTCGCGCTCACCGATCCCACCGCGGCGGCCAAAGCGCGAGCGCTGCTGCCTGCGGATGTCGTTTTGCACACCGGAACGCAGGGTCTTATCGATCTCGTCAACGAATCCGACGCCGACATGGTGCTCGTTGCCATCGTCGGCACCGCCGGACTCGCACCCGCCCTCGCCGCCATCGAACGCGGCAAGCATCTCGCCGTCGCCAGCAAAGAAATCCTCGTCATGGCCGGCGAAGCCGTCACCGAAGCCGCGAAGCGCAAGGGCGTGAACATTCTGCCCGTGGACAGCGAGCACAACGCCATCTTCCAATGTCTCGAAGGCCACCGCCATAGCGACGTGCAGCGCATCCTGCTCACCGCCAGCGGCGGCCCCTTCCGCACGCTGCCCGCCGATCAACTGCCGGGCGTGACCGTCGCGCAGGCCCTGAAGCATCCCACCTGGACCATGGGCCGCAAGATCACCATCGACAGCGCCACGCTCTTCAACAAAGGCCTCGAAATGATCGAGGCGAAGTGGCTTTTCGACGTGCCGATGGACAAGATCGAGGTCGTCGTGCATCCGCAAAGCATCGTCCACAGCATGGTCGAGTTCGCCGACAACAGCGTCATCGCCCAGCTCAGCCACAGCGACATGTGCTTCCCGATTCAATACGCCGTCACCTGGCCTGATCGCGTGCCGAACAATTTGAAGCCGCTCAACTTCGCCCAAGTCGGCGCCCTGCATTTCGAAGCCCCCCGCGTTGACGATTTCCCCGCCCTCAATCTCGCCCGCCACGCCGGCACCATCGGCGGCACGCTCCCTGCCGTGCTCAATGCTGCCAACGAAGTCGCCGTCGATGCCTTCCTCAACGGCAAGATCAACTTCCCCGGCATCTGGCAGACTGTGGAGCTTGTCATGAACGCGCATCAAGTCATCGCGCATCCCAATCTGGAGGCGCTCATCGACGCGGATGCCTGGGCGAGGAGAACTGCGGCCGAATCGCTCTGAAAGGCTGCCTTCGACAAGGTGAAGGCGTGGGTTTTGAAATGAGGCGAAACGCGGCTTCCAAAATCTCCCCAAAAATCCCCTCGCTCCCTGCGGCGGCATGCTACTTTCACGGCGAACCCTTCGTTCGCCATGAAAACCACTTTCAGCCTCGTGCTGCTGCCAGTCATAACACTGGCGTTTGTCTCCGCCACTGCGGCTCCTGCCAAGAAGAGCCGTTCCGATACCCAAACACCGGCTCCTCCGGCGCTCCAGGCCGAGATCAGCATCAATCCCGTCGAACTTGCCCCTGAATCGACCATTGAGGTCGTGTTTCCGACGCCGATGATCGCGAAGGAGCGCATCGGCAAGAATGAGGAAACCTCGCCGCTTGTCGTCACGCCGGAACTCACCGGCACGTTTGAGTGGACGAGCACGCGCAGCGGGCATTTTCATCTCACTCAGGCGCCAAAGTTCGCCAGCAGCTACGATTTCAAACTGCGCGGTGGTTTGACCGACCTGGCAGGCAAGCCACTCTCGACGGAGACGCTTGATTCCGTTCAAAGCGCTCAATTCCGCATCATTGATCAGCATCCGCGCTGGTTCGATGACGATGCGCAGAACCGCAGTCCGCGCTTCCTGTTTGAATTCAACGACGGCGTCACGCCTGCGGAAGCCGCGAAGCACATCCGTTTCGTGTCCGAGTCGTCTCCACAGCCCATCGCGGCGAAGGTGCGCCATGCCACGGGCAAGGACTTCACACGCTGGAGTGCCGAGGCGCAGCCGACCTGGGCGGAAGAGATTTCCAAGGCCAAACCGGCCGTGACCGACGATGCGCCGCGTCTCAGCGCCATCGTGGTGGAGCCGGTGTCGCCGCTCTCCATCGGCAAATGGAAGCTCACCGTCGCGGAAACACTCGGCAACGCCTCGGGTCAAAATCAGCTCGCCACCGGCGACGAGATCACGCTGGGCGAGATCAAGCCCTTCGCCGTCACCCATGTCAGCGCACACACGCCGTTCGACAGTGACTACTACCTCGAAATCGACTTCAACAAGCGCCTCTTGCCGCCTTCGGACGAAGAAATGAAGCCCGAGGAACAGACCGCGTTCGCAAAGAAACTCGCCGCGCTCATTCACATCGACCCGATTCCGACTGGTGAGACGAAAGCGGAGGTGACTCACCGCACGCTGCGCATCAGCGGCAAATTCCCGCTCAATCAGCCGCAGACCGTCACCGTCGATCCCACGATGACCTCCGGTGATGGCATGACGCTCGGTGCTCCGGTGAAAAACAGCGTCACTTTCATCCCGAACCCGCCTTACGTCGCCGCACCAGCCTTCATCAACGCCCAGCTTGCCAAAGGTGGTGCCAATTATGAATTCAGCGCCGCGAACGTGAGCCAGGTGCGTGTGCGTGCGAAGCGTCTCAACGGTCCTGAGCTGCTCAAAGCGCTCGATCTTTACCGCGCCTATCAAACCGCCTACTACGGCAATGAGAAACAAAAGGCCGCTTACAAGACGCAGTCCATCGACGCCTATCCAGGCACGCAGGTGTTTGACCGCAGTTTCCCGATCACGAAGCCGCTGGATCAAAGCGAGATCGTGAAGCTGAACTGGCGCGAAGTGCTGGGCGATCAACCTGCCGCCCCGCTGTTCATCGAAATCGAAGGT
It contains:
- a CDS encoding Rrf2 family transcriptional regulator; its protein translation is MKLSLFTDYSLRVLMFAALKGESFSLSEVAESYDISRHHLVKVVNYLAKLGYLETRRGRGGGIALGMKPEEIRIGMVVRRTEDTPFIVECFDKQHNTCPINGSCRLKGALAQAVNAFYETLDRHTLRDLVGGTEGPRLHRILLPKP
- a CDS encoding sugar phosphate nucleotidyltransferase; translated protein: MNQAFVLGAGIGERLRPLTEQLPKPLVPVFHRPLITYAFDHLRAAGVSRFVVNTHHLPEAYARAFPEQNYHGTPIQFRNESPVRLETAGGIANVRDLLGNEPFLVYNGDILTDLPLKPLLTEHRENGNLVTLALRSHGPALHIAFDARRGRVTDIRNKLGTGDEGKYLFTGIYACDPAIHDWITPGKVESVIPIFLNMIREGAKIGAVVIDDGCWWDLGSRTTYLSAHSALNGMYGPAIDPAAQIEHGAVLRGINVIGPGAVIESGAQLEDTIVWPGGHVVAGSVLKRCIVRSGITAAGSVEDVDF
- a CDS encoding phosphotransferase; its protein translation is MLPEHEALLILTREQFPELNSTPCEVEVILKGASDRHFYRLKWQDGREPMVLMVYTLARRDNPKFVPATHRLEKMGAHVPHVLAFDERRLCVWLEDLGRVDLQSLNHQPWSKRAPLYEATLREAAKFHGVEEKSLTPADLDELEPAFDEALYEWEQNYFLDHFVGGHLGREFTHAEYQAAHETLKQLRRRLAKLPRCLVHRDFQSQNVLIRGEEAWLVDYQGLRLGRAEYDLGSLLYDPYVNLSRTERSELLRYYAAHRGLDLNELREVFYLCAAQRLMQALGAYANLSRNLGKPHYIQHIPAAVANLAEVCREGQGLHDLRAFFEGGF
- a CDS encoding LysM peptidoglycan-binding domain-containing protein; its protein translation is MAAYVIQPGDTPMGIARKFGMSFDAFKAINPGLCDANNHCRVQFPGQVLQVEAPGGAPAAPANPTQPAAGFAPQAPPWMEVALREQNVAEWNPGDNPRIIEYLASVGVRGGDETSWCAAFVNWSIRKAGFRGHNTGLAGPWISYGRAVAPAYGCVVVLQPLSAGASGHVGFLHAMDQSNVWLLSGNSANRVRISAYSRGKLVPGQCFRWPV
- a CDS encoding phosphatidate cytidylyltransferase, giving the protein MSESAAALPTPPSKRRVFASRLFSTLILWALLAVAFQWRSNWLVIAITGFFGVAGAVEYYRLLRADPHARSFNALGFVICFAYWATVIWWTMTHHSEPPMWLDLAALTASVHGSFLLCYRQQLEGALTLQRIFNTVFGVVYTVIFFGFIARLMYFRPDGNGITGLFLVLFLVMVTKFSDMGAYVVGVLFGKHKMIPHISPAKSWEGFVGAFIGSFAAAAVLLALMPEKIAPITWMHGMILAPVLCATAVTGDLAESVLKRCVAIKDTGHALPGIGGVLDLTDSLLFTAPVFYFYLSAIAR
- a CDS encoding 1-deoxy-D-xylulose-5-phosphate reductoisomerase, whose translation is MRKVLLLGSTGSIGTSALKVARDIPERMQIVGLAANSSLEALVEQVRETGVKQVALTDPTAAAKARALLPADVVLHTGTQGLIDLVNESDADMVLVAIVGTAGLAPALAAIERGKHLAVASKEILVMAGEAVTEAAKRKGVNILPVDSEHNAIFQCLEGHRHSDVQRILLTASGGPFRTLPADQLPGVTVAQALKHPTWTMGRKITIDSATLFNKGLEMIEAKWLFDVPMDKIEVVVHPQSIVHSMVEFADNSVIAQLSHSDMCFPIQYAVTWPDRVPNNLKPLNFAQVGALHFEAPRVDDFPALNLARHAGTIGGTLPAVLNAANEVAVDAFLNGKINFPGIWQTVELVMNAHQVIAHPNLEALIDADAWARRTAAESL